The following proteins come from a genomic window of Nitrospirota bacterium:
- a CDS encoding class II SORL domain-containing protein translates to MSEKGIFCGINQPKDASNPTELEKKHIPVIECPDKVKSGVPFQVKIKVGEIPHVSEEGHHIQWIEVKSGESTYVRVELTPALSKAEATVTLVKAGKHRTSTLRAVERCNLHGMWEAKKEITVED, encoded by the coding sequence ATGTCTGAAAAAGGAATATTTTGCGGGATAAACCAGCCAAAGGATGCCTCAAATCCGACCGAATTAGAGAAGAAACACATACCGGTTATCGAGTGTCCTGACAAGGTCAAATCAGGAGTGCCGTTCCAGGTAAAGATCAAGGTCGGCGAGATACCTCACGTCTCTGAAGAAGGGCATCATATACAGTGGATCGAGGTGAAGTCCGGCGAGAGTACTTATGTAAGAGTTGAGCTTACCCCTGCCCTTTCAAAGGCTGAGGCAACAGTAACGCTTGTTAAGGCCGGAAAACACAGGACAAGCACACTCAGGGCTGTTGAGCGCTGCAACCTGCACGGGATGTGGGAAGCAAAGAAAGAGATAACTGTTGAAGATTAA
- a CDS encoding FprA family A-type flavoprotein — protein MKAIEIKPDIFWVGAVDWIVRDFHGYVTPRGTSYNNYLINDEQVTLVDTVKHDHSGTTIDNIKSVVDPSKIVNVVVNHIEPDHASSLGDIMRLTPDANIYITDKGRKGLGRHFDISKWKVNIVKTGDTLKTGKYTLSFLETPMLHWPDSMMTYVNEAKLLISQDAFGQHIASLTRFDDDFSTCASASELEDSVIEYYANILMPFGPLIKSKLAEVQKLGLDIDMIAPDHGIIWRRSPGKVLNMYLDMANGKSDLSIAIIFDTMWHSTSAMTLPISQGIQDEGVDCKVIKLRSTPMSIAIKEFWKSRGCLIGSPTLNNILYPSVAEFLTHLRGLRPKNRIAGAFGSFGWGGGAVKNAYEEFGKMGLEVFEPGIQVNYKPDAEDEKKCYDFGREFAKKVKEYHLKF, from the coding sequence GTGAAGGCGATAGAGATCAAGCCGGATATTTTCTGGGTAGGCGCAGTTGACTGGATCGTCAGGGATTTCCACGGCTATGTTACCCCGAGGGGCACTTCCTACAATAACTACCTCATAAATGACGAACAGGTTACGCTTGTTGATACTGTAAAACATGACCATTCAGGCACCACAATTGACAACATAAAGAGTGTTGTTGATCCTTCAAAGATCGTTAATGTTGTTGTCAATCATATTGAACCTGATCACGCGAGCTCTCTCGGCGACATAATGAGACTCACTCCTGACGCTAATATCTATATTACCGATAAGGGCAGGAAGGGCCTGGGCAGGCATTTTGATATTTCAAAGTGGAAGGTTAACATCGTCAAGACCGGCGATACACTGAAGACGGGAAAATACACGCTCTCTTTTCTTGAGACGCCGATGCTTCATTGGCCTGATTCCATGATGACTTATGTAAATGAGGCGAAGCTTCTTATCAGCCAGGACGCATTCGGCCAGCATATTGCTTCATTGACAAGATTTGACGATGATTTCTCAACCTGCGCGTCTGCCAGTGAACTTGAAGACTCGGTTATAGAATACTATGCGAATATATTAATGCCGTTCGGGCCGCTTATCAAGAGCAAACTCGCGGAGGTTCAGAAACTCGGGCTTGATATAGACATGATCGCTCCTGACCACGGCATTATCTGGAGGCGGAGCCCCGGAAAAGTTTTAAATATGTATCTTGATATGGCAAACGGAAAATCCGACCTGAGCATAGCAATAATCTTTGACACGATGTGGCACAGCACAAGCGCTATGACGCTTCCTATCTCACAGGGCATACAGGACGAGGGTGTTGACTGCAAGGTCATTAAACTCCGCTCAACACCGATGAGCATCGCCATAAAAGAGTTCTGGAAATCCCGCGGCTGTCTTATCGGCAGTCCTACCCTTAACAATATTCTCTATCCCTCGGTGGCGGAATTTCTGACTCACCTTAGAGGCCTTCGTCCCAAGAACCGTATTGCAGGAGCCTTCGGCAGTTTTGGATGGGGCGGCGGCGCTGTCAAGAACGCTTATGAGGAATTCGGAAAGATGGGGCTTGAGGTCTTTGAGCCGGGGATTCAGGTCAACTACAAACCTGATGCTGAAGATGAGAAGAAGTGCTATGACTTCGGCAGGGAGTTTGCCAAAAAAGTCAAAGAATATCACTTGAAATTTTAG
- a CDS encoding rubredoxin, whose amino-acid sequence MTMWKCTICGYEYDNAAEAVPFEALPDDWKCPVCNAPKEAFEKIR is encoded by the coding sequence ATAACTATGTGGAAATGCACTATCTGCGGTTATGAATATGACAACGCTGCTGAGGCTGTACCGTTTGAGGCACTTCCTGACGACTGGAAGTGCCCTGTCTGCAATGCGCCCAAAGAGGCGTTTGAAAAGATCCGTTAA